A genomic window from Glycine soja cultivar W05 chromosome 10, ASM419377v2, whole genome shotgun sequence includes:
- the LOC114370956 gene encoding GEM-like protein 4 — MNISETVKRKLSLGARILQVGGVEKVFKQFFSVREGERLLKVSTTSGPLAGLLFISTDKVAFCSERSMKVFTQKGHMLRIYYTVAIPLKKIKCVNHQSKNVQKPKQKYIGIVTEDNFDFWFMGIMKYQKTMKYLEQAVSHA, encoded by the exons TTAAGCTTAGGAGCTCGCATTCTTCAAGTGGGAGGAGTCGAGAAAGTGTTTAAGCAATTTTTTAGTGTGAGAGAAGGGGAGAGGCTGTTGAAAGTTTCCACCACATCCGGACCTCTAGCGGGTCTCCTCTTCATCTCTACAGACAAGGTTGCCTTTTGCAGTGAGAGATCAATGAAAGTTTTTACTCAGAAAGGCCACATGTTGAGGATCTATTATACG GTTGCCATTCCATTGAAGAAGATCAAGTGTGTGAACCACCAGAGTAAAAATGTTCAGAAGCCAAAACAAAAGTACATAGGGATAGTCACAGAGGACAATTTTGATTTCTGGTTTATGGGTATCATGAAATATCAGAAAACCATGAAATATCTTGAGCAGGCTGTTTCTCATGCTTAG